Proteins encoded by one window of Serratia nevei:
- a CDS encoding NarK family nitrate/nitrite MFS transporter gives MSQLATPSSKKTGALIQDWRPEDSAFWQQRGHRIATRNLWISIPCLLLAFCVWMLFSAVAVNLNKVGFNFTTDQLFLLTALPSVSGAILRVPYSFVIPLFGGRRWTAISTCFLLVPCLWLGFAVQDSSTPYSVFVIISLLCGFAGANFASSMANISFFFPKARQGGALGLNGGLGNLGVSVMQLVAPLAISFSLFGLFGGTAQNQAEGGQLWLENAAWIWVPFLLVATLAAWFGMNDLAAAKASLRQQLPVLKRGHLWMLSLLYLATFGSFIGFSAGFAMLSKTQFPDVVILHYAFFGPFLGALARPVGGALSDRFGGVRVTLINFVVMAVFAALLFLTLPSAGEGGSFIAFYGIFMVLFLTAGLGSGSTFQMIAVIFRKITVDRVKAAGGSDESAQREAVTDSAAALGFISAIGAAGGFFIPQAFGTSLAMTGSPAGAMKVFLVFYILCVVITWAVYGRKKKA, from the coding sequence ATGTCGCAACTTGCAACGCCTTCATCAAAGAAAACCGGTGCGCTGATTCAGGACTGGCGTCCTGAAGACAGCGCCTTTTGGCAGCAGCGTGGCCATCGTATCGCCACCCGCAACCTGTGGATTTCCATTCCCTGTCTGCTGCTGGCCTTCTGCGTCTGGATGCTGTTCAGCGCCGTCGCGGTCAACCTGAACAAGGTGGGCTTCAATTTCACCACCGACCAGCTGTTCCTCCTGACGGCGCTGCCGTCGGTTTCGGGCGCCATTTTACGCGTGCCGTATTCATTCGTGATCCCGCTGTTTGGCGGCCGCCGCTGGACCGCCATCAGCACCTGTTTCCTGCTGGTGCCGTGCCTGTGGTTGGGATTCGCGGTACAGGACAGCAGCACGCCGTACAGCGTGTTCGTCATCATTTCCCTGCTGTGCGGCTTCGCCGGCGCCAACTTTGCCTCCAGCATGGCCAACATCAGCTTCTTCTTCCCGAAAGCGCGTCAGGGCGGTGCGTTGGGGCTTAACGGCGGGTTGGGAAATCTGGGCGTCAGCGTTATGCAGTTGGTCGCGCCGCTGGCGATCTCTTTCAGCCTGTTCGGCCTGTTTGGCGGCACGGCGCAAAATCAGGCCGAGGGAGGCCAGCTGTGGCTGGAAAACGCCGCCTGGATCTGGGTGCCGTTCCTGCTGGTGGCCACGCTGGCGGCCTGGTTCGGCATGAACGATCTGGCGGCGGCCAAGGCATCGTTACGTCAGCAACTGCCGGTGCTCAAGCGCGGGCATTTGTGGATGCTGAGTTTGCTGTACCTCGCGACCTTCGGATCTTTCATTGGTTTCTCCGCCGGCTTCGCCATGCTGTCGAAGACGCAGTTCCCGGACGTGGTGATCCTGCATTACGCGTTCTTCGGGCCGTTCCTTGGGGCGCTGGCGCGACCGGTTGGCGGTGCGCTGTCTGACCGCTTCGGCGGCGTGCGGGTGACGTTGATCAACTTTGTGGTTATGGCCGTTTTCGCCGCGCTGTTGTTCCTGACCTTGCCGAGTGCGGGGGAGGGCGGTTCGTTCATCGCCTTCTACGGCATCTTTATGGTGCTGTTCCTCACCGCGGGGCTGGGCAGCGGCTCGACTTTCCAAATGATTGCCGTCATTTTCCGTAAAATCACTGTCGATCGCGTCAAAGCGGCCGGCGGCAGCGATGAAAGCGCGCAGCGTGAAGCGGTGACGGATTCTGCCGCCGCATTGGGCTTTATCTCGGCGATTGGCGCGGCCGGCGGTTTCTTCATTCCCCAGGCGTTCGGCACTTCGCTGGCGATGACCGGTTCGCCGGCGGGGGCGATGAAAGTGTTCCTGGTGTTTTATATCCTGTGCGTGGTGATCACCTGGGCGGTGTATGGCCGCAAGAAAAAGGCCTGA
- a CDS encoding transcriptional regulator: protein MNLDKRIKIRNLDVLTPAGEKFRLRWKEYQILSLLVARSPELVTRTEIIENIWKGTYCSDSTINQTIKSIRQKISDAEHTLIRTIPRLGYKVENQAVFHFISEDEGYADDDILNDGNDIGADIQAELSENESESPEINEEKIDKPRKSPLVAAPVATMESAKAPVQEKKPAAVRRFFSMPASRVVKYLTVFASLLVISHFSYVLGNQTRPPVINDIQNNTRVVLTLTLNNPHTNSPQTLFCLYQGESMDQATIECVDPKQGQLKLPVKYETSSTPGKGRINLILPNKTLQYQVAYDVKN from the coding sequence GTGAATCTTGATAAAAGAATAAAGATTAGGAATCTCGATGTTCTGACTCCTGCCGGGGAGAAATTCCGTCTGCGTTGGAAGGAGTATCAAATTCTTTCGCTGCTTGTCGCCAGATCACCAGAACTGGTTACCCGAACGGAAATTATAGAAAATATCTGGAAAGGAACGTATTGTTCAGATTCAACGATAAATCAAACAATTAAATCTATTCGTCAGAAAATTAGCGACGCGGAACATACGCTTATCAGAACCATTCCTCGTTTGGGTTACAAGGTGGAAAATCAAGCCGTTTTTCACTTTATATCCGAAGATGAGGGCTACGCTGACGACGATATATTAAATGACGGCAATGATATTGGCGCTGATATTCAAGCGGAACTTTCCGAAAATGAAAGTGAATCGCCTGAAATCAACGAAGAGAAAATAGATAAGCCGCGTAAATCGCCCCTTGTTGCTGCGCCTGTCGCAACGATGGAATCAGCCAAAGCACCGGTGCAGGAAAAGAAGCCGGCGGCAGTGCGTCGCTTTTTCAGCATGCCTGCCAGCCGCGTAGTGAAATACCTGACGGTATTCGCTTCGTTGCTGGTTATTTCACATTTTTCATATGTGCTCGGTAACCAAACTCGCCCGCCGGTGATCAATGATATTCAGAACAACACGCGCGTTGTGTTGACGCTGACGCTGAATAATCCCCATACCAACAGCCCGCAAACCCTGTTCTGCCTGTACCAGGGCGAGAGCATGGATCAGGCGACCATCGAATGCGTCGACCCTAAGCAAGGGCAGCTTAAATTGCCGGTAAAATATGAGACTTCTTCTACGCCGGGTAAAGGTCGGATTAATCTCATATTGCCGAATAAAACCTTGCAATATCAAGTTGCTTACGATGTTAAAAATTAA
- a CDS encoding YchO/YchP family invasin — MTDVIQTGFIKTQKRFWHRRQAAWLAGPLMWLAGMVPVCAESPPAPDAVISSEQQAADPAENLPDLGGAPDDAAREKQWAEMAKQLGEKDLNNVSRQQMRSRAEDYLLGQAADTLQQQAQELLSPLGTARLSLKMTGEGDFTGSNGQLFSPLYDVDGLLTYSQIGWLQQSAGALGNFALGQRWIVGDWLLGYNTALDSDFARQRNRGSVGAEAWGDYLRFSTNYYYPLSALSQQPGDGVFFSRPARGYDITTQGYLPFYRQIGGSLSYEQYLGDNVDLFGSGKKQSDPRAMQLGLNYTPVPLVTMKALHKIGAGGQSQEQVELALSYRLGVPLVKQISPEYVAQAKSLRGSRYDPIEHKNVPVLEFRQRKTLQVFLATPPWSLQAGETVPLVLEIKALNGISHVSWQGDTQALSLTPPHNANDPQGWTAIVPPWDDAPDAVNSYRLAVTLEDDKQQRVTSNWIALKVAPPLTATSGEDAGLPPIKTLTPPPIPAQTGPLYGGD, encoded by the coding sequence ATGACAGACGTGATTCAGACAGGATTTATCAAGACCCAAAAACGATTTTGGCACCGTCGCCAGGCGGCCTGGCTGGCTGGGCCGCTGATGTGGCTGGCCGGCATGGTGCCCGTGTGCGCCGAATCCCCACCGGCGCCGGACGCCGTTATTTCTTCCGAACAGCAAGCCGCGGATCCGGCCGAGAACTTGCCGGATCTGGGCGGTGCGCCCGACGACGCCGCGCGTGAAAAACAGTGGGCCGAGATGGCCAAACAGCTCGGCGAGAAAGATCTGAACAACGTTTCACGTCAGCAGATGCGCAGCCGCGCCGAGGATTATTTGCTGGGCCAGGCGGCCGACACGCTGCAGCAACAGGCGCAGGAACTGTTGTCGCCACTGGGCACCGCGCGGCTATCGTTGAAAATGACCGGGGAGGGGGACTTTACCGGCAGCAACGGGCAGTTATTCAGCCCGCTGTACGACGTCGACGGATTGCTGACCTACAGCCAGATCGGCTGGCTGCAGCAAAGCGCTGGGGCGCTGGGCAATTTTGCGCTGGGGCAGCGCTGGATCGTCGGCGACTGGCTGCTGGGCTACAATACGGCGCTAGACAGCGATTTCGCCCGGCAGCGCAATCGTGGCAGCGTCGGTGCGGAAGCCTGGGGAGACTACCTGCGTTTCTCCACCAACTATTACTACCCGCTGTCGGCGCTGTCGCAGCAGCCCGGCGATGGGGTGTTTTTCAGCCGCCCGGCACGCGGTTACGACATCACGACGCAAGGCTACCTGCCGTTTTACCGCCAGATCGGCGGTTCGCTCAGCTATGAGCAGTACCTGGGCGACAATGTCGATCTGTTCGGCAGCGGCAAAAAGCAAAGCGATCCGCGCGCCATGCAGCTGGGGCTCAATTACACCCCGGTACCGCTGGTGACGATGAAGGCGTTGCACAAGATTGGCGCGGGCGGGCAGAGCCAGGAGCAGGTTGAATTGGCGTTGAGCTATCGGCTCGGGGTGCCGCTGGTGAAGCAGATTTCGCCGGAGTATGTGGCGCAGGCCAAGTCGCTGCGCGGCAGCCGTTACGATCCTATCGAACACAAGAACGTGCCGGTGCTGGAGTTCCGCCAGCGCAAGACGCTGCAGGTGTTCCTGGCCACGCCGCCGTGGAGCCTGCAGGCGGGAGAAACCGTGCCGCTGGTGCTGGAAATCAAGGCGTTGAACGGGATTTCTCATGTCAGTTGGCAGGGGGATACGCAGGCACTGAGCCTGACGCCGCCGCACAACGCCAACGATCCGCAGGGCTGGACGGCGATCGTGCCGCCGTGGGACGACGCGCCGGACGCCGTCAACAGCTACCGGCTGGCGGTCACGCTGGAGGACGATAAACAGCAGCGCGTGACCTCGAACTGGATAGCGCTGAAAGTGGCGCCGCCGCTGACCGCGACCTCTGGGGAAGACGCGGGCCTGCCGCCGATCAAAACCCTGACGCCGCCGCCCATTCCGGCGCAAACCGGGCCGCTGTACGGCGGCGATTAA
- the narL gene encoding two-component system response regulator NarL, with protein MTTETAATILLIDDHPMLRNGVKQLIGMDARLQVIAEASNGEQGVALAEQHDPDLILLDLNMPGINGLETLDRLRQTDLSGRVVVFSVSNHEDDVVSALKRGADGYLLKDMEPEDLLKALHQAAAGQMVLSETLTPILAASLRENRPSADRDIQQLTPRERDILKLIAQGLPNKLIARRLTITESTVKVHVKHLLKKMKLKSRVEAAVWVLQGKNG; from the coding sequence ATGACGACAGAAACCGCCGCCACAATCTTACTGATCGACGACCACCCGATGCTGCGCAACGGCGTAAAACAGCTGATTGGCATGGACGCTCGCCTGCAGGTCATCGCCGAAGCCAGCAACGGTGAGCAAGGGGTCGCGCTGGCGGAACAGCACGATCCGGATCTGATCCTGCTCGATCTGAACATGCCCGGCATCAACGGGCTGGAAACGCTGGATCGCCTGCGCCAAACCGACCTGTCAGGGCGCGTCGTGGTGTTCAGCGTGTCCAACCATGAAGACGACGTCGTCAGCGCGCTCAAGCGCGGCGCCGACGGTTACTTGTTGAAAGACATGGAGCCGGAGGATCTGCTGAAGGCGTTGCATCAGGCCGCGGCCGGGCAGATGGTGCTCAGCGAGACGCTGACGCCGATCCTCGCCGCCAGCCTGCGGGAAAACCGCCCCAGCGCCGATCGCGATATTCAGCAATTGACGCCGCGCGAGCGAGATATCCTGAAGCTGATCGCTCAGGGGCTGCCGAACAAGCTGATCGCCCGCCGCCTGACCATCACCGAAAGCACCGTCAAGGTACACGTCAAACACCTGCTGAAGAAGATGAAGCTAAAATCCCGCGTCGAGGCGGCTGTGTGGGTGCTGCAGGGTAAAAACGGTTAA
- the narX gene encoding nitrate/nitrite two-component system sensor histidine kinase NarX yields the protein MKRLLAPLSIVNQVALLMLLSGILGVAGMGISAWMSQSIQGNAHAINKAGSLRMQSYRLLAQVPLDERHETLIRELERDENSPDLQRSVEQEGLTQPFDALRDYWQQTLQPRLRSAQRPADAAPQVAHFVQLLDKLVSDIDRQTERRLLMVTLVQAGFIALTLLLLIGTTCYLRRRLLHPWRQLVEMALAVGRGDFSRRFAQRGHQDEMASLGGALNTMSDELSATYSGLEQRVAEKTADLQQKNQVLSFLYRASRLLHASEPLCSRLTPLLNQLQTLTPLRAIQVRLYENDSREPLLQLSGNQPLRPEHCHNPVCSACLNDSDRQHPDNPSLSWSLSDKLGDYGVIVAQHAPQQPLNDEHRQLINTLVEQLTSVLAIERQVDHQQQLMLMEERAAIARELHDSIAQSLSCLKMQIACLQMQGETLSSASQALVQQMREELNGAYRQLRELLTTFRLQLTEPGLLAALQSTVAEFNPKLGLTIHLDYQLGPRTVPAYQAIHLLQIAREALSNILKHAAASQVSIQVINKRGEVTLSVCDNGRGLPAETSRPDHYGLIIMRDRAKSLHGRCDILPRSGGGTEVRVSFTPDNHAID from the coding sequence ATGAAACGCCTGTTGGCCCCGCTTTCGATCGTGAATCAGGTCGCCCTGCTGATGTTGCTGTCGGGCATTCTGGGCGTGGCCGGCATGGGGATTTCCGCCTGGATGTCGCAGAGCATTCAGGGCAATGCGCACGCCATCAACAAGGCCGGATCGCTGCGTATGCAAAGCTACCGGCTGCTGGCGCAGGTGCCGCTCGATGAGCGGCATGAAACGTTGATCCGCGAACTGGAGCGCGACGAAAACAGCCCCGACCTGCAGCGTTCGGTGGAACAGGAAGGGCTGACGCAACCTTTCGACGCCCTGCGCGACTATTGGCAGCAGACCCTGCAACCTCGCCTGCGCAGCGCGCAGCGCCCGGCCGATGCCGCGCCGCAGGTGGCGCACTTCGTGCAGCTGCTGGATAAGCTGGTCTCGGATATCGACAGGCAAACCGAGCGCCGCCTGCTGATGGTGACGCTGGTGCAGGCCGGCTTCATCGCACTGACCCTGCTGCTGCTGATCGGCACCACCTGCTACCTGCGCCGCCGGTTGCTGCATCCGTGGCGACAGCTGGTGGAGATGGCGTTGGCGGTGGGCCGCGGCGACTTTAGCCGCCGCTTCGCGCAGCGCGGCCACCAGGATGAAATGGCGTCGCTCGGCGGCGCGTTGAACACCATGTCCGACGAGCTGTCGGCCACCTACAGCGGGCTGGAGCAGCGCGTGGCCGAAAAGACCGCCGACCTGCAGCAGAAAAATCAGGTGCTGAGCTTCCTCTATCGCGCCAGCCGCCTGCTGCACGCCAGCGAACCGCTGTGCAGCCGCCTGACGCCGCTGCTCAATCAACTGCAAACCCTGACGCCGCTGCGCGCCATTCAGGTACGGCTGTATGAAAACGACAGCCGGGAGCCGCTGCTGCAGCTGAGCGGCAACCAGCCGCTGCGGCCGGAGCATTGCCATAATCCGGTGTGCAGCGCCTGCCTGAACGACAGCGACCGCCAGCATCCCGACAACCCGTCGCTGAGCTGGAGCCTGAGCGACAAGCTCGGCGACTACGGCGTGATCGTGGCGCAGCATGCGCCGCAACAGCCGCTGAACGATGAGCACCGCCAGTTGATCAACACCCTGGTGGAGCAGTTGACCAGCGTGCTGGCCATCGAGCGTCAGGTCGACCACCAGCAGCAGCTGATGCTGATGGAAGAACGGGCGGCGATCGCCCGCGAGCTGCACGACTCTATCGCCCAATCGCTCTCCTGCCTGAAAATGCAGATCGCCTGCCTGCAGATGCAGGGCGAAACGCTCTCGTCCGCCAGTCAGGCGCTGGTGCAGCAGATGCGCGAAGAGCTAAACGGCGCCTATCGCCAGCTGCGCGAGCTGCTGACCACCTTCCGCCTGCAGCTGACCGAGCCGGGCCTGCTGGCGGCGTTGCAATCGACGGTCGCGGAGTTCAATCCCAAACTGGGCCTGACCATCCATCTCGATTACCAACTGGGGCCGCGCACGGTGCCCGCCTACCAGGCCATTCACCTGCTGCAGATCGCCCGCGAGGCGCTCAGCAATATCCTTAAGCATGCCGCCGCCAGCCAGGTGAGCATTCAGGTCATCAATAAACGGGGCGAAGTGACCCTGAGCGTATGCGACAACGGACGCGGCCTGCCGGCCGAGACGTCTCGCCCCGACCATTACGGCTTGATCATCATGCGCGATCGCGCCAAGAGCCTGCACGGCCGCTGCGACATTTTACCGCGCAGCGGCGGCGGCACCGAGGTGCGAGTCAGCTTCACGCCGGATAACCACGCCATCGACTAA
- a CDS encoding prepilin peptidase, whose protein sequence is MFLSSLWHVLFFTALLSAGLLAFSLITRLERTVAVRANLPRLRRRSLLLTALGLALATLPFDLSAAHRLWLPPAAALLIALAWLDGRHRWLPDRLTQPLLWGGLLCNLDARWAPLDDAVIGAAAGYGALWLLNALYRQVRRRNGIGQGDFKLLAALGAWLGWTTLPLLVCLAAAFGLGLAAARGRHPRRGWRTPQPFGIALAAAGWLQLLMGADQSALTLFG, encoded by the coding sequence ATGTTTCTTTCCTCACTGTGGCACGTGCTGTTTTTCACCGCGCTGCTGTCGGCCGGCCTGCTCGCCTTCTCACTTATCACCCGGCTGGAGCGAACGGTAGCCGTACGCGCCAACCTACCGAGATTGCGCCGCCGCAGCCTGCTGTTGACGGCCCTGGGATTGGCGTTGGCGACGCTGCCTTTCGACCTTTCGGCAGCGCACCGGCTGTGGTTGCCACCGGCTGCGGCGCTGCTGATCGCCCTGGCCTGGCTCGACGGGCGCCACCGATGGCTGCCGGACCGGCTAACCCAGCCGCTGCTGTGGGGCGGGCTGCTGTGCAACCTTGACGCCCGCTGGGCACCGCTGGATGATGCGGTTATCGGTGCGGCAGCCGGCTACGGGGCGCTGTGGCTGCTCAACGCGCTTTATCGGCAGGTGCGGCGGCGTAACGGCATCGGCCAGGGCGATTTCAAACTGTTGGCGGCGCTGGGCGCCTGGCTCGGTTGGACGACGTTGCCGCTGTTGGTCTGCCTGGCGGCGGCGTTCGGGTTAGGCCTGGCGGCGGCGCGCGGCCGGCACCCGCGCCGCGGCTGGCGAACGCCGCAACCTTTCGGTATCGCCCTGGCGGCGGCCGGCTGGCTGCAGCTCTTGATGGGCGCCGACCAAAGCGCGCTGACGTTGTTCGGTTAG